One Phycisphaeraceae bacterium genomic window carries:
- the hflX gene encoding GTPase HflX, with protein sequence MAFGKGNERTDISVASEKAILAALILPEMDIDESDPLGELRALAETAGAIVVGEILQKKQRPEAGTFIGSGKVEEIKRLCDATDATVVIFDNGLSPAQITNIQDEVGRKILDRSELILDIFASRASTHEAKLQVELAQLEYTYPRLRAMWDHLERIVGGAGGVAGIGTRGPGEQQLEIDRRLVRSRLTQLRRELEELQARKRREVQKRRQEHFTVGLVGYTNAGKSTLFNTLTEGGAYAADKLFATLMTRTREWDLGDGVNVMLSDTVGFVRDLPHDLVASFKATLEEATHADVLLIVLDASDPAAERQLAVVHQTLDDLFTDVRKTEAKHARREDDRGAAGELQGWREPERILLLNKIDRLKDNAEMLVWASKDPGAIPIVATSPGHPGLERLRERVRAIMQGQTRELLVTVPTSEGRTVHLLETKGEVLERTYGDGEVTLRVRIGAHELDRIRAGSGRLTVAAPVG encoded by the coding sequence ATGGCATTTGGCAAAGGCAACGAACGCACCGACATCAGCGTCGCTTCTGAGAAGGCGATCCTGGCGGCCCTGATTCTCCCCGAGATGGACATCGACGAGTCCGACCCGCTGGGCGAGCTGCGCGCCCTCGCCGAGACGGCCGGCGCGATCGTGGTGGGGGAGATCCTGCAGAAGAAGCAGCGACCCGAGGCCGGCACCTTCATCGGCAGCGGCAAGGTCGAGGAGATCAAGCGCCTGTGCGACGCCACCGACGCGACGGTCGTGATCTTCGATAACGGGCTCTCGCCGGCGCAGATCACGAACATCCAGGACGAGGTGGGCCGGAAGATCCTCGACCGGTCGGAGCTGATCCTCGACATCTTCGCCAGCCGCGCCAGCACGCACGAGGCGAAGCTGCAGGTCGAGCTCGCGCAGCTTGAGTACACCTACCCGCGCCTGCGCGCGATGTGGGACCACCTGGAGCGCATCGTGGGCGGCGCGGGCGGCGTCGCGGGCATCGGCACGCGCGGTCCGGGCGAGCAGCAGCTCGAGATCGACCGCCGGCTGGTGCGAAGCCGGCTGACGCAGCTCCGCCGCGAGCTGGAAGAGCTCCAGGCGCGCAAGCGGCGCGAGGTGCAGAAGCGCCGGCAGGAACACTTCACGGTCGGGCTCGTGGGCTACACAAACGCCGGGAAAAGCACGCTTTTCAACACGCTCACCGAGGGCGGGGCCTACGCGGCCGACAAGCTCTTCGCGACGCTGATGACGCGCACGCGCGAGTGGGACCTCGGCGACGGCGTGAACGTGATGCTGTCCGACACCGTCGGCTTCGTGCGCGACCTGCCCCACGACCTCGTCGCGTCGTTCAAGGCCACGCTCGAGGAAGCGACCCACGCCGATGTGCTGCTGATCGTGCTCGACGCGTCCGACCCGGCGGCGGAGCGCCAGCTCGCGGTCGTGCACCAGACCCTCGACGACTTGTTCACGGATGTTCGCAAGACGGAAGCGAAGCACGCCCGGCGCGAGGACGACCGGGGGGCGGCGGGCGAACTCCAGGGCTGGCGCGAGCCCGAGCGCATCCTGCTGCTGAACAAGATCGACCGGCTCAAGGACAACGCCGAGATGTTGGTGTGGGCGTCGAAGGACCCCGGCGCGATCCCCATCGTCGCGACGAGCCCCGGGCATCCGGGCCTGGAGCGACTGCGCGAGCGCGTCCGCGCGATCATGCAGGGCCAGACCCGCGAGCTGCTCGTGACAGTCCCCACCAGCGAGGGCAGGACCGTTCACCTTCTCGAGACCAAGGGCGAGGTGCTGGAGCGGACCTACGGCGACGGCGAGGTGACCCTCCGGGTGCGCATCGGCGCGCACGAGCTGGATCGGATCCGGGCCGGTTCAGGGCGTCTGACGGTCGCCGCCCCGGTCGGATAA
- a CDS encoding EAL domain-containing protein, with amino-acid sequence MVATTRTESDHFRGVPRNWGALRSRAAIDGLIAAIVIFSIACCADWSLWRAAERSALSHTQADLSRLAAVAATAIDVELHERIMRDPSLQNTEEYRRAVEPLRRMMLAASDVTYIYTAVRDGDKVRFVLDAAEPGDHDGDGREDQAQIWEEYVDPEPIIYEALGDGFSAGRRVASQRPYSDAWGTFITGYAPIHDASGEQVGVVGVDMAADDYMRDRAVRSQAAMWGLLPAFFFSLLAGYGVAALRRRQLRAVAELEDERHHASRLADVARRTQNAVVVTDALGRIEWINEGFTRITGYTLGEVRGRKAGDFLQGPDSDPTEVRRMSEAIHAAKPIDVELINYTKDGRAYWIRIEIEPVRDSSGALTGFMAIESDITARRETENALREFKERLEIATDAGSIGIWDYDLVSGSLTWDQRMHSLYGIGPDEFTGDLRSWESVVVPEDAARVMADLHAAIEQRADFQAEFRILRSGGELRHIQANAKVIRAADGSPMRVVGVNFDITERKLATEAIRRSEERFRVFVEQSPSAVLMLDREMRHLAASRRWLDEIKANCDDIIGRHHYDVYPDLKEEWKAVHARCLAGATERCSEDCFVRQDGTLRWTSWEVAPWRDSKGQIGGIMIFSADLTEKKREEDFLRQASRVAKVGAWELDLTTTTSRWSPMVREIYEVEPDYTPSLESSLEFYPPHERARVQTAVQRSIETGEGFDLECELITAKGRHRWVRSIGEAVMIQGRCVRLSGALFDITDRKNAEIRLRESEERYSLVLDGTDDAIWDWDLVTDTVYYSPRMRRYLGLDDVDEFAEPALWLARIDPRQRAQFETDLTLHIEGATEALHTELRLTGAGESRRWTLCRARAVRDESGKAVRLVGALTDISELKTAQERLRQLTLHDRLTGLPNRVFLTERLRQAVSRIRQDGTKTFSVLFFDFDRFKMINDALGHAVGDQLLIAIAQRFRESLRSCDVAARFGGDEFVVMLDGSDEAEALAIAERLVGVFAAAHDLDGHEVVSTASVGIATWGGGYAAAEDLLRDADAALQIAKALGKNRVQAFDATMRQRLMRRHEVETLLRTMEPGDELDVVYQPVVSLESGEVVGFEALVRWPKAPLGEIAPDEFIPVAEETGDIVRLGEWVLRRACETLRAWTDELGGARRPWISVNLSKRQLSQPDLLETIQAVLRDTRVPASSLKLEITESTIMDPRHDHIETMRRIRALGVGLSMDDFGTGYSSLSSLQRFPIETLKIDRGFVVNLTTQRQFAAVMQSIVMLAHHLDLSIVAEGVETHEQVTQLQSIGCGYAQGYYFARPLHADRALAMLREGDGSRAAA; translated from the coding sequence ATGGTCGCCACGACGCGCACAGAGTCCGATCACTTCCGAGGCGTGCCCAGGAACTGGGGCGCGTTGCGTTCGCGCGCCGCCATCGACGGGCTGATCGCCGCGATCGTGATCTTCTCGATCGCGTGCTGCGCCGACTGGAGTCTGTGGCGGGCGGCCGAGCGCAGCGCGCTCAGCCACACGCAAGCCGATCTCTCGCGCCTCGCGGCGGTCGCCGCGACCGCGATCGACGTCGAGCTGCACGAGCGGATCATGCGCGACCCGTCGCTGCAGAACACCGAGGAATACAGGCGCGCCGTCGAGCCGCTTCGTCGCATGATGCTCGCGGCGAGCGACGTCACCTACATCTACACCGCCGTGCGCGACGGGGACAAGGTGCGCTTCGTGCTCGACGCCGCGGAGCCGGGCGACCACGACGGCGACGGCCGGGAGGACCAGGCGCAGATCTGGGAGGAGTACGTCGACCCCGAGCCCATTATCTACGAGGCGCTCGGCGACGGGTTCTCGGCCGGTCGTCGCGTCGCGAGCCAGAGGCCCTATTCCGACGCGTGGGGCACGTTCATCACCGGCTACGCGCCCATCCACGACGCCAGCGGCGAGCAGGTGGGCGTCGTCGGCGTGGATATGGCGGCCGACGACTACATGCGAGATCGCGCCGTGCGCAGCCAGGCGGCGATGTGGGGCCTGCTCCCGGCGTTCTTCTTCTCGCTGCTGGCGGGCTATGGTGTCGCGGCGCTGCGTCGTCGGCAGCTGCGCGCTGTCGCCGAGCTGGAAGACGAGCGCCACCACGCGAGCCGGCTGGCCGACGTGGCCCGCAGGACTCAGAACGCGGTCGTCGTGACCGACGCGCTGGGGCGCATCGAGTGGATCAACGAGGGCTTCACGCGCATCACGGGCTACACGCTGGGCGAGGTGCGCGGGCGCAAGGCCGGAGACTTCCTGCAGGGGCCGGATTCAGATCCGACCGAGGTCAGGCGGATGTCGGAGGCGATCCACGCGGCAAAGCCCATCGATGTCGAACTGATCAACTACACGAAGGACGGCAGGGCATACTGGATCAGGATCGAGATCGAGCCGGTGCGAGACTCGTCAGGCGCTCTGACCGGGTTCATGGCGATCGAGAGCGACATCACGGCGCGCCGGGAGACCGAGAACGCGCTGCGAGAGTTCAAGGAGCGCCTCGAGATCGCGACCGACGCCGGATCGATCGGCATCTGGGACTACGACCTCGTCTCCGGATCGCTCACCTGGGACCAGCGGATGCACTCGCTGTACGGGATTGGCCCCGATGAGTTCACGGGGGACTTGCGCTCGTGGGAGAGCGTGGTCGTCCCGGAGGACGCGGCGCGCGTCATGGCGGACCTGCATGCGGCGATCGAGCAGCGAGCAGACTTTCAGGCCGAGTTCAGGATACTGCGATCAGGCGGCGAGCTTCGGCACATCCAGGCCAACGCCAAGGTGATCCGCGCCGCGGACGGCAGCCCGATGCGCGTGGTCGGCGTGAACTTCGACATCACCGAGCGCAAGCTCGCGACGGAAGCGATCAGGCGCAGCGAGGAGCGTTTCCGCGTCTTTGTCGAGCAGTCGCCGTCCGCGGTGCTGATGCTCGATCGGGAGATGCGCCACCTCGCGGCGAGTCGGAGGTGGCTCGACGAGATCAAGGCGAACTGTGACGACATCATCGGGCGTCATCACTACGACGTCTATCCGGATCTGAAGGAGGAGTGGAAGGCGGTTCATGCTCGCTGCCTCGCGGGCGCCACCGAGCGATGCAGCGAGGATTGCTTCGTGAGGCAGGATGGCACGCTCCGGTGGACTTCCTGGGAGGTCGCCCCGTGGCGCGACAGCAAGGGACAGATCGGCGGCATCATGATCTTCTCGGCCGACCTGACCGAGAAGAAGCGCGAGGAGGACTTCCTTCGGCAGGCCTCTCGTGTCGCGAAGGTCGGCGCGTGGGAGTTGGACCTGACGACGACAACATCCCGCTGGTCGCCGATGGTCCGAGAGATCTACGAGGTTGAGCCCGACTACACGCCCTCTCTGGAGTCGTCGCTCGAGTTCTATCCGCCCCACGAGCGGGCACGGGTGCAGACCGCTGTCCAGCGTTCCATAGAGACCGGAGAGGGTTTCGACCTCGAGTGCGAGCTGATCACAGCCAAGGGTCGCCACCGCTGGGTCCGTAGCATCGGCGAGGCGGTGATGATCCAAGGCAGGTGCGTGCGGCTGTCGGGCGCGCTCTTCGACATCACGGATCGCAAGAACGCCGAGATCCGCCTTCGCGAGAGCGAGGAGCGGTATTCCCTGGTGCTGGACGGGACCGACGACGCGATCTGGGACTGGGACCTCGTGACCGACACGGTGTACTACTCGCCGCGCATGCGCCGGTATCTCGGGCTGGACGACGTGGACGAATTCGCGGAGCCCGCTCTCTGGCTGGCGCGCATCGACCCGCGCCAGCGCGCGCAGTTTGAGACCGATCTGACGCTGCACATCGAGGGCGCAACCGAGGCGCTGCACACGGAGCTGCGTCTCACCGGCGCCGGCGAGTCGCGCCGCTGGACGCTCTGCCGCGCGCGGGCGGTGCGCGACGAGTCCGGCAAGGCAGTGCGCCTCGTCGGGGCGCTGACCGACATCAGCGAGCTGAAGACGGCGCAGGAGCGTCTGCGCCAGCTGACGCTGCACGACCGCCTGACGGGCCTGCCCAACCGCGTGTTCCTGACCGAGCGTCTGCGCCAGGCGGTCTCGAGGATCAGGCAGGACGGCACGAAGACTTTCTCGGTGCTGTTCTTCGACTTCGACCGCTTCAAGATGATCAACGACGCGCTCGGGCACGCCGTGGGCGACCAGCTGTTGATCGCCATCGCGCAGCGTTTCCGAGAGTCGCTGCGGTCGTGCGATGTCGCGGCCCGGTTCGGCGGCGACGAGTTCGTCGTGATGCTGGACGGCTCGGACGAGGCAGAAGCGCTGGCGATCGCCGAGCGCCTCGTCGGTGTCTTCGCCGCGGCTCACGACCTGGACGGGCACGAGGTCGTGTCGACGGCGAGCGTCGGGATCGCCACGTGGGGCGGGGGGTACGCCGCCGCCGAAGACCTGCTGCGCGACGCCGACGCGGCGCTGCAGATCGCCAAGGCGCTGGGCAAGAACCGCGTGCAGGCCTTCGACGCGACCATGCGGCAGCGCCTCATGCGCCGCCACGAGGTCGAGACCCTCCTGCGCACGATGGAGCCCGGCGACGAGCTCGACGTGGTCTACCAGCCGGTCGTTTCGCTCGAGAGCGGCGAGGTCGTGGGCTTCGAGGCGCTGGTGCGCTGGCCGAAGGCGCCGCTGGGCGAGATCGCTCCGGACGAGTTCATCCCGGTCGCCGAGGAGACAGGCGACATCGTGCGGCTGGGCGAGTGGGTGCTGCGCCGCGCGTGCGAGACCCTGCGAGCGTGGACCGACGAGCTCGGCGGCGCGCGTCGCCCGTGGATCAGCGTGAATCTGTCCAAGCGTCAACTGTCGCAGCCGGACCTCCTCGAGACGATCCAAGCGGTGCTCCGCGACACCCGGGTCCCGGCGTCGTCGCTCAAGCTCGAGATCACCGAGTCGACGATCATGGACCCGCGCCACGACCACATCGAGACGATGCGCCGGATCCGAGCGCTGGGCGTGGGGCTCTCGATGGACGATTTCGGCACCGGCTATTCCTCGCTGAGCAGCCTGCAGCGGTTCCCGATCGAGACGCTGAAGATCGACCGAGGATTCGTCGTGAATCTGACGACGCAGCGCCAGTTCGCCGCCGTCATGCAGTCGATCGTGATGCTCGCGCACCATCTGGACCTGAGCATCGTGGCCGAGGGCGTCGAGACGCATGAGCAGGTCACGCAGCTCCAGTCGATCGGCTGCGGGTACGCGCAGGGGTACTACTTCGCTCGCCCGCTGCACGCGGACCGGGCGCTCGCGATGCTGCGCGAGGGCGACGGCTCCAGAGCCGCCGCCTGA
- a CDS encoding HDOD domain-containing protein — MTTQNDQSPARRAEQVLGRLGDLPGPPDASAQLLAAKEDSFEPREVVSLIEADASLTPRALAIAKLLCAASGKANSGKDINSIDDVALLAGLSTLRAAVVACQLYDAYAERPTVSLEGDAGADPNAPTMDRRVFWLSSMGVASAAESLASARSSGGEPVDVADAFLAGFAQSLGVLALDSILPRSFARVAAFAEREGKDLAEIERAIMGIDHHTVGRKVAERWQLPQSVRDSIWLAGVTPDRVPQTPHKPVITTVNLASALTRFSQLAWFGDAPTRDALERAGVVCQVDPQTLGAIERTLMDAVSARATIVGMKGASVGELFGITLKRTRGELERQRARETPREKLVERQKAALAAVSAFQSRIAQGASLEDAAGAILESARESLGGATVALCVQPVPGGACRVFAISDAGVRSGAINPPQNDAALRDHFKGDKPAQPLAPKAAWLANDPFFAGRLASGFACALPAGAQLGAALLLDKDPGADSPALRPLLGAWGSALAVVAASDAARDATSRLTQADAKAEQARVAMLEAEGLKSIASLASGATDSFMAQVEMIRTRCEMLAPGLDKQRDQRWLEGIALAGANVGTLVQTLRLFSETPEIKRAAVPLNWVLERASREARGRYKHDPRRYPQPRPRVLAEPNLPNVLVDPEQVIDALAEVIVNGLESEKSEIVEIRGHVDHNTGRALILVRDDGEGVPPDDLPKVFDAYFTTKKKLRRLGLGLTRAKRLIELSAGDISLRADPGGGLAVALFVPLAPPDMEAQPVPEEDSVGLDAETTDAEA; from the coding sequence GTGACGACCCAGAACGATCAATCTCCCGCCCGTCGTGCCGAACAGGTTCTTGGACGCCTGGGCGACCTTCCCGGCCCGCCGGACGCGTCGGCGCAACTCCTGGCCGCGAAAGAGGACTCCTTCGAGCCCCGCGAGGTGGTGTCGCTGATCGAAGCGGACGCGTCGCTGACGCCGCGCGCCCTCGCGATCGCGAAACTGCTGTGCGCCGCGTCGGGCAAGGCGAACTCCGGCAAGGACATCAACTCCATCGACGATGTCGCGCTGCTCGCCGGGCTCTCGACGCTGCGCGCCGCCGTCGTCGCGTGCCAGCTCTACGACGCCTACGCCGAGCGCCCGACCGTCTCGCTGGAGGGCGACGCCGGGGCCGACCCCAACGCGCCAACGATGGACCGCCGCGTGTTCTGGCTGTCGTCGATGGGCGTCGCGAGCGCCGCAGAATCCCTCGCCTCCGCCCGTTCGTCGGGGGGCGAGCCGGTCGATGTCGCCGACGCGTTCCTCGCCGGTTTCGCCCAGAGTCTGGGCGTGCTGGCGCTGGACTCGATCCTCCCCCGCTCGTTCGCGCGTGTCGCGGCCTTCGCCGAGCGTGAGGGCAAGGACCTCGCCGAGATCGAGCGCGCCATCATGGGCATCGACCACCACACCGTCGGTCGCAAGGTCGCCGAGCGCTGGCAGCTGCCCCAGTCGGTGCGCGACTCGATCTGGCTTGCCGGGGTCACGCCCGACCGCGTGCCGCAGACCCCTCACAAGCCGGTCATCACCACCGTCAACCTCGCGAGCGCGCTCACGCGTTTCTCGCAGCTCGCCTGGTTCGGCGACGCCCCCACGCGCGACGCGCTCGAGCGCGCCGGCGTGGTCTGCCAGGTCGACCCCCAGACGCTCGGAGCGATCGAACGCACGCTGATGGACGCCGTCTCCGCACGCGCGACGATCGTGGGGATGAAGGGCGCGTCGGTCGGCGAGCTCTTCGGCATCACGCTCAAGCGCACCCGGGGCGAGCTGGAGCGCCAGCGCGCCCGCGAGACGCCGCGCGAGAAGCTGGTCGAGCGCCAGAAGGCCGCCCTCGCCGCCGTCAGCGCGTTCCAGTCCAGGATCGCGCAAGGCGCCTCGCTCGAGGACGCGGCGGGCGCGATCCTCGAATCGGCGCGCGAGTCGCTCGGGGGCGCCACCGTGGCACTCTGCGTGCAGCCCGTGCCCGGGGGCGCGTGCCGCGTCTTCGCGATCAGCGACGCCGGCGTTCGTTCCGGCGCGATCAACCCGCCCCAGAACGACGCGGCGCTGCGCGACCACTTCAAGGGCGACAAGCCGGCGCAACCCCTCGCGCCGAAGGCCGCGTGGCTCGCCAACGACCCCTTCTTCGCGGGTCGTCTCGCGTCCGGGTTCGCCTGCGCGCTGCCCGCCGGCGCGCAGCTCGGCGCGGCGTTGCTCCTCGACAAAGACCCCGGCGCCGACTCGCCCGCCCTTCGCCCCCTGCTGGGCGCGTGGGGGTCGGCCCTCGCGGTCGTCGCCGCGTCCGACGCCGCACGCGACGCGACCTCCCGCCTGACGCAAGCGGACGCGAAGGCCGAACAGGCCCGCGTCGCGATGCTCGAAGCCGAAGGCCTCAAGAGCATCGCCTCGCTCGCCAGCGGCGCGACGGACAGTTTCATGGCGCAGGTCGAGATGATCCGCACCCGCTGCGAGATGCTCGCCCCCGGCCTCGACAAGCAGCGCGACCAGCGCTGGCTCGAGGGCATCGCCCTCGCGGGCGCCAACGTCGGCACGCTCGTGCAGACGCTCCGCCTCTTCAGCGAGACGCCCGAGATCAAGCGCGCCGCGGTCCCGCTCAACTGGGTCCTCGAGCGCGCCAGCCGCGAGGCCCGAGGGCGTTACAAGCACGACCCGCGCCGCTACCCCCAGCCCAGGCCGCGCGTGCTCGCAGAGCCCAACCTGCCCAACGTCCTCGTCGACCCCGAGCAGGTCATCGACGCCCTCGCCGAGGTTATCGTCAACGGGCTCGAGAGCGAGAAGAGCGAGATCGTCGAGATCCGGGGCCACGTCGACCACAACACGGGGCGCGCGCTGATCCTCGTGCGCGACGACGGCGAGGGCGTCCCGCCCGACGACCTGCCCAAGGTGTTCGACGCGTACTTCACGACCAAGAAGAAGCTCCGGCGCCTCGGGCTGGGGCTCACGCGCGCCAAGCGCCTCATCGAGCTCAGCGCGGGCGACATCTCCCTCCGCGCAGACCCGGGAGGCGGGCTGGCCGTCGCCCTCTTCGTCCCGCTCGCGCCGCCCGACATGGAGGCGCAGCCCGTCCCCGAGGAAGACTCCGTCGGGCTCGACGCAGAGACCACCGACGCCGAGGCCTGA
- a CDS encoding penicillin-binding protein activator LpoB → MHGQERRLRYSIGCALVAAGALTLVASSGCKSRTVTRVDPTDVRDLDYRFDEDDARETANTMIRDALSQGWIDNWMARHDQRPIMIVGTVRNETSDYLDSKLFTKQIERALINSGRVRIVAARDERGEIRDERRQGLDWSRPETVKQQAYELGADFMMIGRVGENIERSRDGRQRIVYYQVNLEMIDMESNEKVWIGETQIEKRVRDRG, encoded by the coding sequence ATGCACGGACAGGAGCGTCGTTTGCGATACAGCATCGGGTGCGCGTTGGTCGCGGCGGGGGCGCTGACGCTGGTCGCGTCGTCGGGCTGCAAGAGCCGCACCGTCACGCGCGTGGACCCCACGGATGTCCGCGACCTCGATTACCGGTTCGACGAGGACGACGCGCGCGAGACCGCCAACACGATGATCCGCGACGCGCTGTCGCAGGGCTGGATCGACAACTGGATGGCCAGGCACGACCAGCGCCCGATCATGATCGTCGGCACGGTCCGCAACGAGACGAGCGACTACCTCGACAGCAAACTGTTCACGAAGCAGATCGAGCGGGCGCTGATCAACTCTGGCCGGGTCCGGATTGTCGCGGCCCGCGACGAGCGGGGCGAGATCCGCGACGAACGCCGGCAGGGGCTCGACTGGTCGCGCCCGGAGACCGTGAAGCAGCAGGCCTATGAGCTTGGCGCCGACTTCATGATGATCGGGCGCGTCGGCGAGAACATCGAGCGGTCGCGCGACGGACGACAGCGCATCGTCTACTACCAGGTCAACCTCGAGATGATCGACATGGAGAGCAACGAGAAGGTCTGGATCGGCGAGACCCAGATCGAGAAGCGCGTGCGAGACCGAGGATGA
- a CDS encoding M14 family metallopeptidase, giving the protein MNTKVHSLLAACACAVAALAGCATRPGVEPMAQTDASEAPVPTALLTVAERSDWRATATYDETIALCAELERRSDLVTLRFIGTTHEGRRIPMLIVGDRPHATAQQARRGGKIVALLFANIHAGEVCGKEAFPMLVRDIVLNPRAERNRAILDRMTLLVLPIYNADGNERFSPTNRPGQLGPVEGMGQRANAQGLDLNRDYMKARAPETRAMLRLLTDWDPDIVFDSHTTNGSYIRYTLTYGAPQNPASPHDPMLFVRDTMLPEVGRRVLDRAGYDTFFYGNFNRDRTAWETYDALPRFGGNYHGLRGHMSVLLEAYSYASYRDRVLSTLEFTRDALLFAAERSDDIRFMNERARRAVVEKGRVYDETDTVPIRSRLVAFDRPVTVKAFAPVEDRQAHRRAVVESALRNEVPDLGEPMDVEVKHYGRYEPTLSVVRPLEYAIPPGHDAVIENLRAHGLVVEPVRVPRVVTAEVYTVDAVTRAEREFQGVRTVLVDATPRRTATPIGEGWHVVRTAQPLGILAVYLLEPQSDDGLAHWRFFDDSVREGADFPVLRVVN; this is encoded by the coding sequence ATGAACACCAAAGTCCACTCACTCCTCGCGGCCTGCGCGTGCGCCGTGGCGGCGCTCGCCGGCTGCGCCACCAGACCCGGGGTCGAGCCCATGGCCCAGACCGACGCGAGCGAGGCGCCCGTGCCGACGGCGCTGCTCACGGTCGCCGAGCGATCCGACTGGCGCGCCACCGCGACCTACGACGAGACGATCGCGCTGTGCGCCGAGCTGGAACGACGCAGCGATCTTGTCACGCTGAGGTTCATCGGGACGACGCACGAGGGGCGGCGCATCCCCATGCTCATCGTGGGCGACAGGCCCCACGCCACGGCGCAGCAGGCCCGGCGCGGCGGGAAGATCGTCGCGCTGCTCTTCGCGAACATCCACGCGGGCGAGGTCTGCGGCAAAGAGGCGTTCCCGATGCTCGTGCGCGACATCGTGCTGAACCCACGCGCCGAGCGGAACCGCGCGATCCTCGACCGGATGACCCTGCTGGTGCTGCCGATCTACAACGCCGACGGCAACGAGCGATTCAGCCCGACGAACCGGCCCGGGCAGCTCGGCCCGGTCGAAGGCATGGGCCAGAGGGCCAACGCGCAGGGGCTCGACCTCAACCGCGACTACATGAAGGCACGCGCCCCCGAGACGCGCGCGATGCTCCGGCTGCTCACGGACTGGGACCCCGACATCGTGTTCGACTCGCACACGACAAACGGCTCGTACATCCGGTACACGCTGACCTACGGGGCGCCGCAGAACCCGGCCTCGCCTCACGACCCGATGCTCTTCGTGCGCGACACGATGCTGCCCGAGGTCGGGAGGCGCGTGCTGGATCGCGCGGGCTACGACACATTCTTCTACGGGAACTTCAACCGCGATCGCACCGCGTGGGAGACCTACGACGCGCTGCCGCGGTTCGGCGGGAATTACCACGGGCTGCGCGGGCACATGTCGGTGCTGCTCGAGGCGTATTCGTACGCGTCGTACAGGGACCGGGTGCTCTCGACGCTCGAGTTCACGCGCGACGCGCTGCTGTTCGCTGCCGAGCGTTCCGACGACATCCGCTTCATGAACGAGCGCGCGCGCAGGGCCGTGGTCGAGAAGGGTCGCGTCTACGACGAGACGGACACGGTTCCCATCCGTTCCCGGCTCGTGGCGTTCGACAGGCCGGTGACCGTCAAGGCGTTCGCGCCGGTGGAGGACCGGCAGGCGCACCGTCGCGCCGTGGTCGAGAGCGCCCTGCGGAACGAGGTCCCCGACCTCGGCGAGCCGATGGACGTCGAGGTGAAGCACTATGGGCGCTACGAGCCGACGCTCTCGGTGGTCCGACCGCTTGAGTACGCGATCCCGCCCGGTCACGACGCGGTCATCGAGAACCTGCGTGCCCACGGGCTGGTCGTCGAGCCGGTGCGCGTGCCGCGGGTGGTGACGGCGGAGGTCTACACCGTCGACGCCGTGACGCGCGCCGAGCGCGAGTTCCAGGGCGTGCGGACGGTGCTCGTCGACGCGACGCCCCGGCGCACCGCGACGCCCATCGGCGAGGGCTGGCACGTCGTGCGAACAGCGCAGCCCCTGGGAATCCTGGCGGTCTATCTGCTCGAACCCCAGAGCGACGACGGGCTTGCACACTGGCGCTTCTTCGACGACTCGGTGCGCGAAGGGGCCGATTTCCCCGTGCTGCGCGTCGTGAACTGA
- a CDS encoding nitroreductase family protein, translating to MTKVSNIDPMASRDSSHGVAPLFVRRWSPRAMSGEPIADSELSRLLEAARWSPSAYNDQPWRIVYAKRDTPEWDALYAGLVEFNQIWTKNAAALLVFVSKQTMTSKEGPNETASFDTGAAWMSLALQASMMDLVAHGMAGFDRDKIAKAIGLPKDHRIEAMAAVGKPGDIGVLPERMQKGETPSGRNAIQQVAFRGAFPA from the coding sequence ATGACGAAGGTCTCCAACATCGACCCGATGGCCAGCCGCGACTCGTCGCACGGCGTGGCACCCCTGTTCGTGCGGCGCTGGTCGCCCCGCGCGATGTCCGGCGAGCCGATCGCCGACTCCGAACTCAGCCGCCTCCTCGAGGCGGCGCGCTGGTCGCCTAGCGCGTACAACGACCAGCCATGGCGCATCGTGTACGCGAAGCGCGACACGCCCGAGTGGGACGCGCTCTACGCCGGGCTCGTCGAGTTCAACCAGATCTGGACGAAGAACGCCGCGGCCCTGCTCGTGTTCGTCTCGAAGCAGACGATGACGAGCAAGGAGGGGCCCAACGAGACCGCTTCGTTCGACACCGGCGCCGCGTGGATGAGTCTCGCGCTGCAGGCGTCGATGATGGACCTCGTCGCCCACGGCATGGCGGGCTTCGATCGCGACAAGATCGCGAAGGCGATCGGGCTGCCGAAGGATCATCGCATCGAGGCGATGGCGGCGGTGGGCAAGCCGGGCGACATCGGCGTCCTGCCCGAGCGCATGCAGAAGGGCGAGACGCCCAGCGGACGCAACGCGATTCAGCAGGTCGCGTTCCGCGGCGCGTTCCCGGCGTAA